A window of Brevibacterium ihuae contains these coding sequences:
- a CDS encoding phosphotransferase family protein produces MSEVDDAAVAAEHAREAGIELDTLADWLRTEVGPGELTDPDFLTGGTQNVLLGFTWNDERLIYRGPPVNKRKNSDQIMLREARVLAALGGSRVPHPEFIAACDDLDVLGNAFFIMRSVDGFNGVSGVPEHVSADPEWQHAMGLAHARAVAELGNIDHLAVGLEGFGKPDGWLARQPARWVGQLESYRDFPEWPGLDHPGAEAIPAWLEKHMPAEQNTGIIHGDCHPGNVLFTRDQPGVTAIVDWELCTLGDPLLDLGHLLSSTHGIALPGWPAKDEVVAAYGELSRFDVSNVDFYHVLACFRFGSILEGSQARASAGLAPESVGRRLHERTVSLFDQAMEIIES; encoded by the coding sequence GTGAGCGAGGTCGACGACGCGGCCGTCGCCGCGGAGCACGCGCGCGAGGCCGGGATCGAGCTCGACACGCTCGCCGACTGGCTGCGCACCGAGGTCGGCCCCGGCGAGCTCACCGATCCCGACTTCCTCACCGGGGGCACCCAGAACGTGCTGCTCGGATTCACGTGGAACGACGAGCGGCTGATCTACCGGGGTCCGCCGGTGAACAAGCGGAAGAACTCCGACCAGATCATGCTCCGCGAGGCCCGGGTGCTCGCCGCGCTCGGCGGCAGCAGGGTCCCGCACCCGGAGTTCATCGCCGCCTGCGACGACCTCGATGTCCTCGGCAACGCGTTCTTCATCATGCGCTCCGTCGACGGCTTCAACGGGGTGAGCGGGGTGCCGGAGCACGTGTCCGCGGACCCCGAGTGGCAGCACGCGATGGGACTCGCCCATGCCCGTGCGGTCGCGGAGCTCGGAAACATCGATCACCTCGCGGTCGGGCTCGAGGGCTTCGGCAAGCCGGACGGCTGGCTCGCCCGCCAGCCCGCCCGCTGGGTCGGGCAGCTCGAGAGCTACCGCGATTTCCCCGAGTGGCCGGGCCTCGACCACCCCGGTGCCGAGGCGATCCCGGCATGGCTCGAGAAGCACATGCCCGCGGAGCAGAACACCGGGATCATCCACGGCGACTGCCACCCCGGCAACGTCCTCTTCACCCGCGATCAGCCGGGTGTGACCGCGATCGTCGACTGGGAGCTGTGCACGCTCGGCGACCCGCTCCTCGACCTCGGCCACCTGCTCTCGTCGACCCACGGCATCGCCCTGCCCGGCTGGCCGGCCAAGGACGAGGTCGTCGCCGCCTACGGCGAGCTCAGCCGGTTCGACGTGTCGAACGTCGACTTCTACCACGTGCTCGCCTGCTTCCGCTTCGGATCCATCCTCGAGGGCTCGCAGGCGCGCGCCTCGGCGGGGTTGGCCCCGGAGTCCGTGGGACGTCGGCTGCACGAGCGCACCGTGTCACTCTTCGACCAGGCGATGGAGATCATCGAATCATGA
- a CDS encoding acyl-CoA dehydrogenase family protein — protein sequence MSWNFSTEPEFEKKLEWMRTFVREEILPLEVVDLSPEAFTEITDGLKQQVKDQGLWAAHLEPELGGGGFGQLKLGLMHEILGQSAFAPSIFGNNAPDSGNAELLAIGANDEQKERWMKPLLAGELRSCFSMTEPGAGADPTQLTTTAVREGDEYVINGHKWFSSNGSHADFFIVMVVTNPEAEPHERASMIIVDRDTPGVNIVRDIPVMGHSAAAGDKGHAEILYENVRVPVGNLVGEEGQGFMLAQQRLGPGRIHHAMRWLGQAQRAFDIMCERVVSRRVAGGLLKDKQMIQDMVATSKAEMEAARLLTLQAAWKMDQGGTKNALTDIAIIKFWGAQVLFNVIDRAIQVHGSLGITGDLPLEDMYRNARAARIYDGPDEVHKVTVSRRVLRNYEPHEVPSQHIPTRAEEAKKKFAQYLEAAS from the coding sequence ATGAGCTGGAATTTTTCCACCGAGCCCGAGTTCGAGAAGAAGCTCGAATGGATGCGCACCTTCGTGCGCGAGGAGATCCTGCCCCTCGAGGTCGTCGACCTCAGCCCGGAGGCGTTCACGGAGATCACCGACGGTCTCAAGCAGCAGGTCAAGGATCAGGGCCTGTGGGCCGCGCACCTCGAGCCGGAGCTCGGCGGCGGCGGCTTCGGCCAGCTCAAGCTCGGTCTCATGCACGAGATCCTCGGACAGAGCGCCTTCGCGCCGTCGATCTTCGGCAACAACGCCCCGGATTCGGGCAATGCCGAGCTGCTGGCGATCGGGGCGAATGACGAGCAGAAGGAGCGGTGGATGAAGCCGCTGCTCGCCGGTGAGCTGCGGTCGTGCTTCTCGATGACCGAGCCGGGCGCCGGCGCGGACCCGACCCAGCTGACGACGACCGCGGTGAGGGAGGGCGACGAGTACGTCATCAACGGCCACAAGTGGTTCTCCTCGAACGGGTCGCACGCGGACTTCTTCATCGTCATGGTGGTGACGAACCCGGAGGCCGAACCGCATGAGCGGGCCTCGATGATCATCGTCGACCGCGACACCCCCGGTGTGAACATCGTGCGCGACATCCCGGTCATGGGCCATTCCGCCGCGGCCGGTGACAAGGGGCACGCGGAGATCCTGTACGAGAACGTACGGGTGCCGGTGGGCAATCTCGTGGGCGAGGAGGGTCAGGGCTTCATGCTCGCCCAGCAGCGTCTGGGGCCGGGCCGGATCCACCACGCGATGCGCTGGCTGGGCCAGGCGCAGCGCGCGTTCGACATCATGTGTGAGCGGGTCGTCAGCCGCAGGGTGGCCGGTGGTCTGCTCAAGGACAAGCAGATGATCCAGGACATGGTCGCGACCTCGAAGGCGGAGATGGAGGCTGCGCGGCTGCTCACCCTGCAGGCGGCGTGGAAGATGGATCAGGGCGGGACGAAGAACGCGCTGACCGACATCGCGATCATCAAGTTCTGGGGCGCGCAGGTGCTGTTCAACGTCATCGACCGGGCCATCCAGGTGCACGGCTCCCTCGGCATCACCGGGGACCTGCCGCTCGAGGACATGTACCGCAATGCGCGCGCCGCACGGATCTACGACGGCCCCGACGAGGTCCACAAGGTCACGGTGTCCCGCCGGGTGCTGCGGAACTACGAGCCGCACGAGGTGCCCAGCCAGCACATCCCGACCCGTGCCGAGGAGGCGAAGAAGAAGTTCGCCCAGTACCTCGAGGCGGCATCGTGA
- a CDS encoding thiolase family protein produces MPEAVIVDAVRTAVGKRGGALRDIHPVTLGGHVLSALAERSSLDPALVEDVIFGCVSQAGEQAGNVARWSALAAGWPETTPGTTVDRACGSSQQALTFAVASVMAGHYDIVAAGGVESMTRVPMGSSRVNGPGKPFGPKIFERYGQEEFSQGIGAEIVAERWGFDRAAMDQLALDSHARAQAATERGDFADQIIPLTGLTKEGEEFEFSADQGIRPGGSLETLGKLKTVFKEDGVVTAGNSSQISDGAAALLVMTDVKARELGLTPIARVHTAALGGADPITMLTAPIPATQKALQKSGLSADEIGVFEVNEAFASVPAAWMKEIGVDWDRVNPNGGAIALGHPLGASGARIMTDLVHHMRRTGTRYGLQAMCEAGGQANATILELID; encoded by the coding sequence CCGCACTCGCCGAGCGCAGCTCTCTCGACCCCGCCCTCGTCGAGGACGTGATCTTCGGCTGTGTATCGCAGGCCGGGGAACAGGCGGGCAACGTCGCCCGTTGGTCCGCCCTCGCCGCCGGCTGGCCCGAGACCACGCCCGGCACCACCGTCGACCGCGCGTGCGGCTCCTCGCAGCAGGCGCTCACCTTCGCAGTCGCCTCCGTCATGGCCGGTCACTATGACATCGTCGCCGCCGGCGGCGTCGAGTCGATGACGCGCGTGCCGATGGGCAGCAGCCGGGTCAACGGACCGGGCAAGCCCTTCGGTCCGAAGATCTTCGAGCGCTACGGCCAGGAGGAGTTCAGCCAGGGCATCGGAGCGGAGATCGTCGCTGAGCGCTGGGGCTTCGACCGCGCCGCGATGGACCAGCTCGCCCTCGACTCCCATGCCCGCGCGCAGGCCGCGACCGAGCGTGGCGACTTCGCCGACCAGATCATCCCGCTCACCGGCCTGACCAAGGAAGGCGAGGAGTTCGAGTTCTCCGCGGATCAGGGCATCCGGCCCGGCGGTTCGCTCGAGACCCTCGGGAAGCTCAAGACGGTCTTCAAGGAGGACGGCGTCGTCACCGCCGGCAACTCCTCGCAGATCTCCGACGGCGCAGCCGCCCTCCTCGTCATGACCGACGTCAAGGCGCGCGAGCTCGGCCTCACCCCGATCGCGCGCGTCCACACCGCGGCCCTCGGCGGAGCGGACCCGATCACCATGCTCACCGCTCCCATCCCGGCGACGCAGAAGGCACTGCAGAAGTCCGGGCTGTCGGCGGACGAGATCGGCGTGTTCGAGGTCAATGAGGCCTTCGCCTCGGTGCCGGCCGCCTGGATGAAGGAGATCGGGGTGGACTGGGATCGCGTCAACCCCAATGGCGGTGCGATCGCCCTCGGCCACCCGCTCGGCGCCTCGGGCGCGCGGATCATGACCGACCTCGTCCACCACATGCGCCGCACCGGCACCCGCTACGGCCTGCAGGCCATGTGCGAGGCCGGCGGACAGGCCAACGCCACGATCCTCGAGCTCATCGACTGA
- a CDS encoding SDR family NAD(P)-dependent oxidoreductase: MSENTAPQNTPTGSAGTAPAAGAGRWAFDFTGKKVAITGGSRGMGFEMARAFSALGAEVAIASRKIASCEDAAERITAETGGRVHPYALQAADWDQCTAFAHTVWDDLGGIDVLVNNAGSSPLYDSVSGISEELYDKVIGLNLKGPFRLSALLGEKMAEAGGGSIVNISSIAALHPKASTVPYSAAKAGLNATTIALAHAYGPTVRVNAVVPGTFLTDIAKHWDMEAFGERAKSFAAERGGEPDEIVGAVLYLASSLASYTTGALLTVDGGAPS; encoded by the coding sequence ATGAGCGAGAACACCGCACCGCAGAACACTCCGACCGGATCCGCCGGCACCGCTCCGGCGGCCGGCGCGGGCCGCTGGGCCTTCGACTTCACCGGGAAGAAGGTCGCCATCACCGGCGGCTCCCGCGGGATGGGCTTCGAGATGGCCCGCGCCTTCTCCGCGCTCGGCGCCGAGGTGGCGATCGCCTCGCGCAAGATCGCCTCGTGCGAGGACGCCGCGGAGCGCATCACCGCCGAGACCGGCGGCCGCGTCCACCCCTATGCCCTGCAGGCCGCCGACTGGGATCAGTGCACCGCATTCGCGCACACCGTGTGGGACGACCTCGGCGGCATCGACGTGCTCGTCAACAATGCCGGATCGTCGCCGCTCTACGACTCGGTGTCCGGGATCAGCGAGGAGCTCTACGACAAGGTCATCGGCCTCAACCTCAAGGGCCCGTTCCGGCTGTCCGCCCTGCTCGGGGAGAAGATGGCCGAGGCCGGCGGCGGCTCGATCGTCAACATCTCCTCGATCGCGGCGCTCCACCCCAAGGCGTCGACGGTGCCCTATTCGGCGGCGAAGGCCGGGCTCAACGCGACGACGATCGCGCTCGCCCACGCCTACGGTCCGACCGTGCGGGTCAATGCCGTGGTGCCGGGCACGTTCCTCACCGACATCGCCAAGCACTGGGACATGGAGGCGTTCGGCGAGCGGGCCAAGAGCTTCGCGGCCGAGCGCGGGGGCGAGCCCGACGAGATCGTCGGCGCCGTGCTCTATCTCGCCTCGTCCCTCGCCTCGTACACCACCGGAGCGCTGCTCACCGTCGACGGCGGCGCGCCGAGCTGA
- a CDS encoding CoA transferase, producing the protein MNPVTIDITAPNSGPLSGVIVADFSRVLAGPYCTMILGDLGATVIKVESPTGDDTRAWTPPAYQGGACYYQAVNRNKHSITLDFGDADDLAVAKDIAARADVFIHNFKPGSIDKFGLGYARVKEIKPDIIYAHISGFGTSGAGAALPGYDVLVQGMAGLMDMNGEADGEPVRSGVSIFDLTTGMMTAVGITAALRHKERTGEGQLIENNLMANAIFTMANQYQVASTTGKHPSRNGKEHPTIYPYNAFPTADGDLIVVAGNNGQFARLCQVLDTPELLTDERFDNPEKRNVNRAELRPLLERALSTKGKDEWFGLLRAAGLPCSPVQNVSEGLESARELGIDPIWHTEDPESMPTVRSSLSMSATPASYRKEPPQLGEDSEAVRAWLQQTQD; encoded by the coding sequence ATGAATCCTGTGACCATCGACATCACTGCACCGAACTCCGGCCCGCTCTCCGGCGTCATCGTCGCCGACTTCTCCCGCGTGCTCGCCGGCCCCTACTGCACGATGATCCTCGGCGACCTCGGCGCCACCGTCATCAAGGTCGAGAGCCCCACCGGCGACGACACCCGCGCCTGGACGCCCCCGGCCTACCAGGGCGGCGCCTGCTACTACCAGGCGGTCAACCGCAACAAGCACTCGATCACCCTCGACTTCGGCGATGCCGACGACCTCGCCGTCGCGAAGGACATCGCCGCCCGCGCCGACGTCTTCATCCACAACTTCAAGCCCGGCTCGATCGACAAGTTCGGCCTCGGCTACGCCCGCGTCAAGGAGATCAAGCCGGACATCATCTACGCCCACATCAGCGGCTTCGGCACCTCGGGTGCGGGCGCGGCGCTGCCGGGCTACGACGTGCTCGTGCAGGGCATGGCCGGGCTCATGGACATGAACGGCGAGGCCGACGGCGAGCCGGTGCGCTCGGGGGTGTCGATCTTCGACCTCACCACCGGGATGATGACCGCCGTGGGCATCACCGCCGCGCTGCGCCACAAGGAGCGCACCGGCGAGGGCCAGCTCATCGAGAACAACCTCATGGCGAACGCGATCTTCACCATGGCGAATCAGTACCAGGTCGCCTCGACGACGGGGAAGCACCCGAGCCGCAACGGCAAGGAGCACCCGACGATCTACCCCTACAACGCGTTCCCCACCGCCGACGGCGACCTCATCGTCGTCGCCGGCAACAACGGCCAGTTCGCCCGCCTCTGCCAGGTGCTCGACACCCCGGAGCTGCTCACCGACGAGCGCTTCGACAACCCGGAGAAGCGCAACGTCAACCGCGCCGAGCTGCGCCCGCTGCTCGAGCGCGCCCTGTCGACCAAGGGCAAGGACGAGTGGTTCGGGCTGCTGCGCGCCGCCGGGCTGCCGTGCTCGCCGGTGCAGAACGTCAGCGAGGGCCTCGAGTCCGCGCGCGAGCTCGGCATCGACCCGATCTGGCACACCGAGGACCCGGAGTCGATGCCGACCGTGCGCAGCTCGCTGAGCATGTCCGCCACCCCGGCGAGCTACCGCAAGGAGCCCCCGCAGCTCGGCGAGGACTCCGAGGCCGTGCGCGCCTGGCTCCAGCAGACGCAGGACTGA
- a CDS encoding phosphotransferase family protein — protein MTAAKVPAGIDPEKVGRWIEEKFGVTDVTYSVLSIGRSNLTFTVEVDGEKRWVLRRPPLGHTGGSAHNVAREGRIMAALGPTDVPVTNVLEIVDDPAVMEVPFVFMDHCPGFPINTPEDWAAIPDAAKRDTAFGMVDTLAAIHRVDVDAVGLGDLRRPGGLIERQLRRWLSQFENITQRDIPQIREVHDVLAAQMPEAADSVIGIAHGDYKPNNMIFDPDGTINAVVDWELTAIGEVLTDLGYFIAMLTTPDDLTSIWVPRRADGFPSKDELIARYEEQSGITASNVNYYAAFAMWKLACIREGVYTRLITGQMGDLDFDPEVAGAGVEQLAEQALTILKEEN, from the coding sequence GTGACCGCAGCGAAGGTGCCTGCCGGGATCGATCCGGAGAAGGTCGGTCGATGGATCGAGGAGAAGTTCGGGGTCACGGACGTGACCTACTCCGTGCTGTCGATCGGCCGGTCGAACCTCACCTTCACCGTCGAGGTCGACGGTGAGAAGCGCTGGGTGCTCCGGCGCCCCCCGCTCGGGCACACCGGCGGCAGCGCGCACAACGTCGCCCGTGAGGGGCGCATCATGGCGGCGCTCGGACCGACCGACGTCCCGGTGACGAACGTCCTCGAGATCGTCGACGACCCCGCGGTCATGGAGGTCCCGTTCGTCTTCATGGACCACTGCCCGGGGTTCCCCATCAACACCCCGGAGGACTGGGCGGCCATCCCCGACGCCGCCAAGCGCGACACCGCGTTCGGCATGGTCGACACCCTCGCGGCGATCCACCGGGTCGATGTCGATGCGGTGGGCCTGGGCGATCTGCGCCGGCCCGGCGGCCTCATCGAACGGCAGCTGCGCCGCTGGCTCAGCCAGTTCGAGAACATCACCCAGCGCGACATCCCGCAGATCCGGGAGGTCCACGACGTCCTCGCCGCGCAGATGCCCGAGGCCGCGGACTCGGTGATCGGGATCGCCCACGGCGACTACAAGCCGAACAACATGATCTTCGACCCCGACGGGACGATCAACGCCGTCGTGGACTGGGAGCTCACCGCGATCGGCGAGGTCCTCACCGACCTCGGCTACTTCATCGCGATGCTCACGACGCCCGACGACCTCACGAGCATCTGGGTCCCCCGTCGGGCCGACGGATTCCCCTCGAAGGACGAGCTCATCGCCCGCTACGAGGAGCAGTCGGGCATCACCGCCTCGAACGTCAACTACTACGCGGCCTTCGCGATGTGGAAGCTCGCCTGCATCCGCGAGGGCGTCTACACCCGTCTCATCACCGGGCAGATGGGCGACCTCGACTTCGATCCCGAGGTCGCCGGCGCCGGTGTCGAACAGCTCGCCGAGCAGGCGCTGACCATTCTTAAGGAGGAGAACTGA